From the Chitinivibrionia bacterium genome, one window contains:
- a CDS encoding sporulation protein, which yields MAVNDTLATLLNELKHIAKSETVFGEPFVSGKTTVIPVSKISCGFAAGGSGKKEGLSTTGGGIQVIPVALITIVGDSNVKVHPIDPKDSVGLRLLGLAPDVIETVLKSVNKSSNKEA from the coding sequence ATGGCGGTCAATGACACACTTGCAACGCTTTTGAACGAACTTAAACACATAGCAAAAAGCGAAACGGTTTTCGGCGAGCCGTTTGTTTCGGGCAAAACGACGGTAATCCCGGTTTCAAAAATTTCTTGCGGGTTTGCGGCAGGCGGAAGCGGAAAAAAAGAGGGACTTTCAACAACGGGCGGCGGCATACAGGTTATTCCCGTAGCGCTCATTACAATAGTCGGCGACAGCAACGTAAAAGTACACCCGATAGACCCAAAAGACAGCGTAGGGCTCAGACTTTTGGGACTTGCTCCCGATGTTATCGAAACAGTTTTGAAATCAGTTAACAAATCGAGTAATAAAGAAGCGTAA
- a CDS encoding insulinase family protein, translated as MKRIIFLLFFATIIFAETKPSFPVFEEILPNGLTLLVFTDTTLPTVSCRLYYFVGSMHESFSHTGLSHMFEHMMFKGTRRLGTTNFRAEVPLMNAIDSIDNKMLALIRIGVPRTDERVVALREEAFALLEQQREFIIKDEIWSIYERNGGTRLNAWTSRDMTAYIVNLPANKVELFANIEADRMQNLVLREFISERDVVAEERKMVVDNRPLSRYFEILETVFHSAHPYQNPIIGWASDIENFSVAALENHIARFYRPDNALIVLAGNITPAAASALINKYFAHIPNPSQPLEPVHTREPAPIGEKRFIVRENNAEPRVDILFHIPGYPDTALFALEIIENMLSGNSGILFRRLVEKEGLAVRVSAANFWRHHNGRFAISAVLRAGADHKRVEEIILEEIEKLTRIDPSPSELTRVKNTILRSHLENFRDMERFSDQLAFFQRFGDWRGLFEYPERIAEITSTKDVVARYLNPNYRVVGWIVGE; from the coding sequence ATGAAAAGAATTATTTTTTTGCTATTTTTCGCAACGATTATTTTTGCCGAAACAAAACCGTCGTTTCCGGTTTTTGAGGAAATTTTACCAAACGGACTTACCTTGCTTGTTTTTACCGATACCACGCTTCCGACGGTTTCGTGCAGGTTGTATTATTTTGTCGGCTCTATGCACGAAAGTTTTTCGCACACAGGACTTTCGCACATGTTTGAGCACATGATGTTTAAGGGAACGCGCAGGCTCGGAACGACAAATTTCAGAGCGGAAGTCCCGCTGATGAACGCGATAGACAGCATAGACAACAAAATGCTCGCGTTAATCCGAATCGGAGTTCCAAGAACAGACGAAAGAGTTGTCGCCCTCAGAGAAGAGGCGTTTGCGCTCCTCGAACAACAGCGGGAATTCATAATAAAAGACGAAATTTGGTCTATTTACGAGCGAAACGGCGGCACTCGACTAAACGCTTGGACAAGCCGCGATATGACCGCCTACATCGTAAATTTACCCGCAAACAAAGTCGAACTTTTCGCAAACATAGAAGCCGACAGAATGCAAAATTTGGTTTTACGCGAATTTATAAGCGAGCGCGACGTGGTTGCCGAAGAACGAAAAATGGTTGTGGACAATCGCCCGTTAAGCAGATATTTTGAAATTCTGGAAACTGTTTTTCATTCGGCTCACCCCTATCAAAACCCCATAATAGGTTGGGCGAGCGACATAGAAAACTTTAGCGTTGCGGCGTTAGAAAATCACATTGCAAGATTTTACAGACCCGATAACGCTCTCATAGTTTTGGCGGGGAATATCACGCCCGCCGCCGCAAGCGCGCTCATAAACAAATATTTTGCGCATATTCCCAATCCAAGCCAGCCGCTTGAGCCCGTTCACACAAGAGAGCCCGCGCCAATCGGCGAAAAACGCTTTATTGTACGCGAGAACAACGCCGAGCCGCGCGTCGATATTCTTTTTCACATACCCGGCTACCCCGACACAGCACTTTTTGCATTGGAAATCATAGAAAATATGCTTTCTGGCAACAGCGGAATTTTGTTTCGGCGGCTTGTCGAAAAAGAAGGATTGGCGGTTAGGGTAAGCGCGGCAAATTTCTGGCGGCATCATAACGGCAGATTTGCGATTTCGGCAGTTTTGAGAGCGGGAGCCGACCATAAAAGAGTAGAAGAAATTATCTTGGAAGAAATAGAAAAACTGACGCGCATTGACCCAAGCCCAAGCGAATTAACGCGCGTAAAAAACACAATTTTGCGCTCGCATCTCGAAAACTTCAGAGATATGGAAAGATTTTCCGACCAATTGGCGTTTTTCCAAAGGTTCGGCGATTGGCGCGGACTTTTTGAGTACCCCGAAAGAATAGCGGAAATAACAAGCACAAAAGACGTAGTCGCAAGATACCTTAACCCGAATTACAGAGTTGTAGGGTGGATTGTCGGGGAGTGA
- a CDS encoding metal ABC transporter ATP-binding protein: protein MKQITVENLTVNYGDYCALQDISFDVSRGDFLAVVGQNGSGKTTLIKTIAQLIKPQKGRVIFHNPDDIIGYLPQKTSTLDTRFPANVEEIVLSGLRCSKDKNTPKKLNDALDLLKISDIRKRKIGQLSGGQQQRAILARALISSPTILILDEPTGALDPSSRDCFYDTIKKMNEEFSTTVIMVSHDFHDIKDYAKTVMLVDRVLLSYEKSQDFLSGDEKCYFNNCEGKHG from the coding sequence TTGAAACAAATTACCGTTGAAAATCTTACTGTTAATTACGGTGATTACTGCGCTTTGCAGGATATTTCGTTCGACGTTTCGCGCGGCGATTTTCTTGCGGTTGTCGGGCAAAACGGCAGTGGAAAAACAACGCTGATAAAAACAATTGCGCAACTTATAAAGCCCCAAAAAGGCAGGGTGATTTTTCATAATCCCGACGATATTATCGGCTATCTTCCGCAAAAAACATCGACGCTTGATACGCGTTTTCCCGCAAATGTCGAAGAAATAGTCCTTTCGGGATTACGTTGCAGTAAAGACAAAAACACTCCCAAAAAACTAAACGACGCGCTGGATTTACTGAAAATTTCGGATATTCGCAAACGAAAAATCGGGCAGTTGTCGGGCGGTCAGCAACAAAGGGCAATTTTGGCTCGGGCGCTTATTTCCTCTCCGACCATACTGATTTTGGACGAGCCGACGGGTGCGCTTGACCCTTCGAGCCGCGATTGTTTTTACGATACAATCAAAAAAATGAACGAAGAATTTTCGACAACGGTGATTATGGTGAGCCACGATTTTCACGACATAAAAGACTACGCAAAAACGGTAATGCTCGTTGACAGAGTGCTTTTGTCTTACGAAAAATCGCAGGATTTTTTATCGGGCGACGAAAAATGTTATTTTAACAACTGCGAAGGCAAACACGGGTAA
- a CDS encoding metal ABC transporter permease, producing the protein MEELLSIFSYDFMRNALIAGSFVAMSCAIVGVFLVLRRFSMIGDGLAHTALATIALGMFVGLSPIAISIPLVVIASLLILWLTKKTAVWGDSAIGFVSTTAVAIAVMLASMSGKIGNLENYLFGNILTIQPYELWLSIILSATVIGVVIAFYRDLFMLAFDEDFARVSGVKADFLNSLIIVLTAIIVVLGVRVVGAMLISALIIIPTITALQVSKSFKQTIALAAFFAVFSVIGGIILSFILNAPTGAIIVLINAALFLGTLLLKVLKK; encoded by the coding sequence ATGGAAGAACTTTTAAGTATTTTCTCTTATGATTTTATGCGAAACGCGCTTATCGCGGGAAGTTTTGTCGCGATGAGTTGCGCGATAGTCGGCGTTTTTTTGGTTTTGCGCAGATTTTCAATGATTGGCGATGGCTTGGCGCACACGGCTCTTGCGACAATTGCGCTGGGAATGTTTGTTGGTTTGTCGCCGATAGCAATCTCTATTCCGCTTGTGGTTATTGCCTCGCTTTTAATACTTTGGCTTACTAAAAAAACAGCCGTTTGGGGCGATTCGGCAATCGGTTTTGTTTCTACAACCGCAGTTGCAATCGCAGTTATGCTTGCTTCGATGTCAGGAAAAATCGGAAATCTGGAAAACTATCTTTTCGGTAATATTCTGACAATTCAGCCATACGAATTGTGGCTTTCGATTATTCTTTCCGCGACCGTTATCGGCGTTGTAATCGCCTTTTACAGAGACCTTTTTATGCTCGCTTTCGACGAAGATTTTGCGCGGGTTTCGGGAGTAAAAGCGGATTTTCTGAATTCGCTCATAATAGTTCTAACAGCAATAATAGTAGTCTTGGGAGTGCGCGTTGTCGGCGCTATGTTAATATCCGCGCTTATAATAATTCCCACAATAACCGCGCTTCAAGTATCAAAAAGTTTCAAACAAACGATAGCCTTAGCGGCGTTTTTCGCCGTATTTTCGGTAATCGGCGGAATAATTCTTTCGTTCATCCTAAACGCTCCGACAGGGGCGATAATAGTTCTGATAAACGCCGCCCTGTTTTTAGGGACTTTACTTTTGAAGGTGTTGAAGAAGTAA
- a CDS encoding InlB B-repeat-containing protein: MKAKIMLAALVLALCSVFLFITSCSSDDGEEAKEEGGFSVVFNSNGGSAVNPIVGIADGATISRPSNPTKAGHVFVGWHRDAELTVAWNFARDVVSQNLVLYAKWSQGTTPWHSVIFDFNDGASSDSITFVADGSLITRPSNPQRSGHVFVGWFTDREFTTAWNFAGNVVRDDITLYARWAQGTTFHRVLFNFNDGATVDSLTYVASGALIVRPRNPLRSGYMFVGWHIDAELTTVWNFAANTVNEDIALFARWSQGATPWHSITFNFNNAPVADSIAFAAAGSTISAPVAPVRAGFTFNGWYRDAALTIPWNFTDDVIGGDITLFARWTEIQIETFTVSFNSNGGSVVSSVVNIANGATISAPVAPTRSGFTFAGWYKEVELTTAWNFEVDVVSENTTLFARWTEIQNETFTVSFNSNGGSAVSSVVNIANGATISAPVAPTRDGHVFGGWYKDAELANAWDFETDVVEGNTTLFARWLTAHTITFNSNGGSAVSSVSALTGTTIDKPTDPTRVGFAFMGWYREAAFTNAWNFETNVVAANTTLFARWHELGTLVLPYSNNLASANDVNEWTLSGVNWDNGNSGQLIFEAAGSFVDLPLLPAGVNGHGIRIVARHGNTISLETSVNGTTFSAPQAFAGGTTVMESGILSIPNGTRYIRLSTNSVRTNEVALVSVLVSSFHTVAFNSNVGSSVASIVNVSRGSIISEPENEPIRSGYTFDGWYREAELSNLWNFATDLVQGNITLFAKWRPISGIGGGTNGEARTITRNGIDIELIFVAPGVFTQGGAHFGHSVSREVVLTRGFWISKYPITVAQYEAVMNDNPSNLNNRPVVNVSWFNAVDFASRVGGRLPTEAEWEFAARGGNREDPYMYSGSDNINEVGWVSTNRPSSGAQPVGGLQANGLGIYDMSGNVWEWVADWSASFTSTSVVDPIGPNSGTIRVVRGGSWYYEASFARVAFRSFGSPDGSWSCSGFRLVFSAN, encoded by the coding sequence ATGAAGGCTAAAATTATGTTGGCGGCTTTAGTGTTGGCTTTATGCTCGGTGTTTTTGTTTATTACGAGTTGCAGTAGCGACGACGGCGAAGAGGCAAAAGAAGAGGGCGGATTTTCAGTAGTATTCAATTCTAACGGCGGGTCTGCCGTAAATCCCATAGTCGGTATTGCCGATGGGGCTACAATCAGCAGACCGAGCAATCCCACAAAAGCGGGACACGTATTTGTCGGTTGGCACAGAGATGCCGAATTAACCGTTGCGTGGAATTTTGCAAGGGACGTTGTCTCGCAAAACTTAGTTCTTTACGCAAAGTGGTCGCAGGGTACCACGCCTTGGCACTCGGTTATTTTCGATTTTAACGACGGCGCTTCCTCCGATTCTATCACATTTGTTGCCGATGGGTCGCTTATTACAAGACCAAGCAACCCGCAAAGAAGCGGACACGTGTTTGTCGGCTGGTTTACGGACAGGGAATTTACCACCGCGTGGAATTTTGCGGGGAATGTTGTAAGAGACGACATTACTCTTTACGCAAGATGGGCGCAAGGAACGACTTTTCACAGGGTTTTATTTAACTTTAACGACGGCGCTACAGTGGATTCGCTGACTTATGTTGCTTCGGGGGCGCTTATTGTAAGACCGAGAAATCCTTTAAGAAGCGGGTATATGTTTGTCGGCTGGCATATAGATGCCGAGCTTACCACGGTGTGGAATTTTGCCGCAAATACGGTAAACGAAGATATAGCGCTTTTTGCGAGATGGTCGCAGGGGGCTACTCCTTGGCATTCCATAACCTTTAATTTTAATAATGCTCCCGTTGCAGATTCTATAGCTTTTGCCGCCGCGGGCTCGACGATAAGCGCACCTGTTGCGCCTGTAAGAGCGGGATTTACTTTTAACGGTTGGTACAGGGATGCGGCGCTTACTATTCCTTGGAATTTTACGGATGATGTTATCGGCGGAGATATTACGCTTTTTGCAAGATGGACTGAAATACAAATTGAAACTTTTACCGTGAGTTTTAATTCCAACGGCGGGTCTGTGGTTAGTTCCGTTGTCAATATTGCAAACGGTGCGACAATAAGCGCGCCTGTTGCGCCGACGAGGAGCGGGTTTACTTTTGCAGGTTGGTATAAAGAGGTGGAATTGACTACTGCTTGGAATTTTGAGGTCGATGTTGTGAGCGAAAATACTACGCTTTTTGCAAGATGGACTGAAATACAAAATGAAACTTTTACCGTGAGTTTCAACTCCAACGGCGGGTCTGCGGTTAGTTCCGTTGTCAATATTGCAAACGGTGCGACGATAAGCGCGCCTGTTGCGCCGACGAGAGACGGGCACGTTTTCGGCGGATGGTACAAAGACGCAGAGCTGGCTAATGCTTGGGATTTTGAAACGGACGTTGTAGAGGGAAACACTACACTGTTTGCGAGATGGCTTACCGCTCATACCATAACCTTCAATTCTAACGGTGGGTCTGCAGTTAGTTCTGTAAGCGCTCTTACCGGCACCACAATTGATAAACCGACCGACCCGACAAGAGTTGGATTTGCGTTTATGGGTTGGTATAGAGAAGCGGCGTTTACTAATGCTTGGAACTTTGAGACTAATGTTGTTGCGGCTAACACTACACTGTTTGCAAGATGGCACGAACTTGGAACTTTGGTTTTGCCCTATAGCAATAATTTAGCTTCGGCAAACGATGTAAACGAATGGACGCTCAGCGGTGTAAACTGGGACAACGGCAACAGCGGACAGTTAATATTTGAAGCGGCGGGTTCTTTTGTTGATTTACCTTTGCTTCCGGCAGGAGTAAACGGACACGGTATAAGAATTGTAGCGAGACACGGAAACACCATTTCTTTGGAAACATCTGTCAACGGTACAACATTCTCCGCTCCTCAGGCGTTTGCCGGCGGTACCACCGTTATGGAATCCGGTATTTTATCAATACCTAACGGAACGCGTTATATAAGATTGAGCACTAATAGCGTAAGGACTAATGAAGTCGCTCTTGTTTCGGTATTGGTAAGTAGTTTCCACACCGTGGCATTCAATTCAAATGTCGGTTCTTCTGTCGCTTCAATCGTCAATGTTTCTCGCGGTTCTATTATCAGCGAACCGGAAAATGAGCCAATAAGAAGCGGATATACGTTTGACGGCTGGTACAGAGAGGCTGAGCTGAGCAATCTATGGAATTTTGCTACAGATCTTGTGCAGGGAAATATCACACTGTTTGCTAAGTGGAGACCGATAAGCGGTATTGGCGGCGGCACAAACGGAGAAGCGCGGACAATAACTCGTAATGGCATTGATATAGAACTTATTTTTGTTGCCCCCGGAGTATTTACGCAGGGAGGAGCACATTTCGGACATTCGGTATCTCGCGAGGTAGTACTTACACGCGGCTTTTGGATAAGTAAATATCCGATAACCGTGGCGCAGTATGAGGCGGTAATGAATGATAATCCGTCTAATCTTAACAATCGTCCCGTAGTAAACGTAAGTTGGTTTAACGCAGTAGATTTTGCTAGTAGAGTCGGCGGTCGCCTGCCGACGGAAGCTGAATGGGAATTTGCTGCGCGCGGCGGAAATAGGGAAGACCCATATATGTACAGCGGTAGCGACAATATCAACGAAGTTGGTTGGGTTAGCACAAACCGTCCCTCTTCCGGCGCTCAACCTGTAGGAGGGCTACAGGCAAACGGATTGGGGATTTATGATATGAGCGGTAATGTTTGGGAATGGGTTGCGGACTGGAGTGCGTCTTTTACTTCGACATCTGTTGTTGACCCAATAGGTCCTAATAGCGGCACTATCCGCGTAGTTCGTGGTGGCAGTTGGTACTACGAGGCTTCGTTTGCTCGTGTTGCCTTTCGGAGCTTCGGCAGTCCGGACGGCAGCTGGAGCTGCAGCGGGTTCCGCTTGGTGTTTTCCGCCAATTGA
- a CDS encoding SUMF1/EgtB/PvdO family nonheme iron enzyme, whose amino-acid sequence MKRFIMQKMKYLLPALLCFSALVACDFIVMTKPVDDGGDSGKNPVVNRYTVSFNSNGGSFVAPINNVLEGTTVSRPSDPARDGFNFNGWYRDEALTNAWNFASDVVSANITLYARWTEIQGTVFYTVSFNSNGGSSVNPIQVAQNTTVNRPTDDPTKDGHIFDGWYRDEALTNAWIFASDVITANTTLFAKWRIDDRIEDNESGRIRMFGDIEAVFVKAGSFTTVGGTKITLTQGFYISKYPITQAQFQAKMGFNPSAPTIGNNLPVVGITWSHANTFAANVGGFLPTEAQWEFAARGGNKSNNYTYSGGNNLNSVGWYIDNSNSILQAVGQKSSNEIGIHDMSGNVWEWTADWYQSGYPSSQTDPTGASDGNERVFKGGSFMQGAEDSQISSRDGNIPASGFPMVGFRVAFSEN is encoded by the coding sequence ATGAAACGGTTTATTATGCAAAAAATGAAATATTTACTGCCCGCGTTGCTTTGCTTTTCGGCGCTTGTCGCCTGCGATTTTATCGTGATGACAAAACCTGTGGACGACGGCGGCGACAGCGGCAAAAATCCCGTTGTAAACCGCTATACGGTAAGCTTTAATTCCAACGGCGGCTCGTTTGTCGCGCCTATTAACAACGTTTTGGAGGGGACAACCGTAAGCAGACCGAGCGACCCTGCAAGAGACGGTTTTAATTTTAACGGCTGGTATCGCGACGAAGCATTAACAAACGCCTGGAATTTTGCAAGCGACGTTGTTTCGGCAAACATAACGCTTTACGCAAGATGGACAGAAATACAAGGGACGGTTTTTTATACCGTGTCGTTTAATTCCAACGGCGGTTCGTCCGTAAATCCTATACAAGTAGCCCAAAACACAACCGTAAACAGACCGACCGACGACCCCACAAAAGACGGACATATTTTTGACGGCTGGTATCGCGACGAAGCATTAACAAACGCTTGGATTTTCGCAAGCGACGTTATCACGGCAAACACAACGCTTTTCGCAAAATGGAGAATTGACGACAGAATAGAAGACAACGAAAGCGGAAGAATAAGAATGTTCGGCGACATAGAAGCGGTATTTGTAAAAGCGGGAAGTTTCACAACCGTCGGCGGAACAAAAATAACGCTGACACAGGGCTTTTACATAAGCAAATATCCTATAACGCAGGCGCAATTTCAGGCGAAAATGGGCTTTAACCCGTCCGCGCCTACAATAGGCAACAACTTACCCGTGGTAGGCATTACTTGGAGCCACGCAAACACATTCGCCGCAAATGTCGGCGGCTTTTTACCCACCGAAGCGCAATGGGAATTTGCGGCGCGCGGCGGCAACAAAAGCAATAACTACACATACAGCGGCGGCAACAACTTAAATTCGGTAGGCTGGTACATCGATAACAGCAATAGTATCCTGCAAGCCGTAGGACAAAAATCGTCCAACGAAATAGGTATTCACGATATGAGCGGCAACGTCTGGGAATGGACGGCGGACTGGTACCAAAGCGGCTACCCGAGCAGTCAAACCGACCCGACAGGCGCTTCCGACGGCAATGAAAGGGTGTTCAAAGGCGGTAGCTTTATGCAAGGCGCCGAAGACAGCCAAATAAGCTCCCGCGACGGCAACATCCCAGCCAGCGGCTTCCCGATGGTAGGGTTTAGGGTAGCGTTTTCGGAAAATTAA
- the coaBC gene encoding bifunctional phosphopantothenoylcysteine decarboxylase/phosphopantothenate--cysteine ligase CoaBC, producing the protein MTKSSAKSHKNILIGISGGIAAYKIPLLVRILKKQGHSVKIIVSEAAKNLVGTDALKTLSQEPVYGDKISDENFDMGHIRLEEWADLFILAPATANSIAKMACGIADNLLSTTFLSLTCPILVAPAMNTNMWNNAATQANVKTLKERGIFVLPTAVGELACGVVGAGRMLSPDDIAQYAELALQKSDLQGKLSGKKVLISSGSTAEPIDAVRFITNSSSGKMGAALARAAIFAGAQVCVVSGGAKARLPEGIEQISVNTACEMRKEIIEKLPDSDIIIMAAAVSDFRVENTATEKISREDNAEYSIKLVKNPDIAAEIGEKKTANQKLVVFSLETNGGIVRATEKMKRKNADLCVFNNAENAIGKDKSKITIISQNGKTQEFEEQEKIVSALRILEAVV; encoded by the coding sequence ATGACGAAGTCGTCGGCTAAAAGCCATAAAAACATCCTAATAGGAATATCGGGCGGAATTGCGGCGTACAAAATTCCGCTCCTTGTTCGTATTCTAAAAAAACAGGGGCATTCGGTTAAAATAATCGTATCGGAAGCCGCAAAAAATCTTGTCGGCACAGACGCGCTGAAAACCCTTTCGCAAGAACCCGTTTACGGCGACAAAATAAGCGACGAAAATTTCGATATGGGACATATTCGCCTCGAAGAATGGGCGGATTTGTTCATTTTAGCTCCCGCAACTGCAAATTCAATAGCAAAAATGGCTTGCGGAATTGCAGACAATTTGCTCTCGACCACCTTTTTGTCGCTCACCTGTCCGATACTTGTCGCTCCCGCAATGAACACTAATATGTGGAATAACGCGGCAACGCAGGCAAACGTAAAAACGCTTAAAGAGCGCGGAATTTTCGTGCTTCCCACAGCGGTAGGCGAACTAGCCTGCGGAGTTGTAGGAGCAGGACGAATGTTGAGTCCCGACGACATTGCCCAATACGCGGAACTTGCTTTGCAAAAGAGTGATTTGCAAGGAAAATTATCAGGCAAAAAAGTACTTATATCAAGCGGCTCCACAGCCGAGCCTATAGACGCAGTTCGTTTCATAACAAATTCGTCAAGCGGAAAAATGGGGGCGGCTTTAGCAAGAGCGGCAATTTTTGCGGGCGCGCAGGTTTGCGTGGTATCGGGCGGAGCAAAAGCAAGGCTTCCCGAAGGAATTGAGCAAATTTCCGTAAATACCGCCTGCGAAATGCGTAAAGAAATAATCGAAAAACTTCCCGACAGCGACATAATAATTATGGCGGCGGCGGTGAGCGATTTTCGAGTGGAAAACACGGCGACCGAAAAAATTTCGCGGGAAGACAACGCCGAATATTCTATAAAGCTCGTAAAAAACCCCGACATTGCCGCAGAAATCGGCGAAAAGAAAACCGCAAATCAAAAATTAGTGGTATTTTCGCTTGAAACAAACGGCGGCATTGTGCGAGCAACAGAGAAAATGAAGCGCAAAAACGCCGATTTATGTGTTTTTAATAACGCCGAAAACGCTATCGGAAAAGATAAATCAAAAATTACCATTATAAGCCAAAACGGCAAAACTCAAGAGTTTGAAGAGCAGGAAAAAATTGTTTCCGCTCTGCGGATTTTAGAGGCTGTTGTTTGA
- a CDS encoding DNA-directed RNA polymerase subunit omega — MRKSSSDAALEMNLDKLEKERGISRYKAVLMAAKEARWLNDQERIAGMDLRGEKPSTVALRRVFDGKVVETDDEVVG; from the coding sequence GTGAGAAAAAGCAGTAGTGACGCAGCCCTTGAAATGAACCTTGACAAGCTCGAAAAAGAGCGTGGTATCAGCCGCTACAAGGCGGTTTTGATGGCGGCAAAAGAAGCAAGATGGCTCAACGACCAAGAAAGAATTGCCGGAATGGATTTGAGAGGCGAAAAGCCCTCGACTGTTGCTCTTCGCCGTGTTTTCGACGGAAAAGTAGTCGAAACAGATGACGAAGTCGTCGGCTAA
- a CDS encoding YicC family protein produces MSIQSMTGYGHFEQVFESGKFSAEVRSVNNRFMETQCHIPRIFSSSEQQVRKLLADKLERGTVKLSVNFETALAQTVCIDYDREMVDRYLEIFGEISQKMNAETPKDISLLQPFFRDIIVAKPQELEAEAFVGQMFIAIEKAVEHLIEEREREGAELRDVLLKSLDFISQSVEKVELLAPKRLEKYKEKLQTAIQTLKKECVDEQRIAQEIVLMCEKLDITEETTRLKTHISATKKMLEEESAVGKKLGFWLQEINREINTIGSKANDSAIANIVISMKDVAEQMREQSLNLL; encoded by the coding sequence ATGTCTATTCAGAGTATGACGGGCTACGGACATTTTGAGCAAGTTTTTGAAAGCGGGAAATTTTCGGCGGAAGTTCGCAGTGTCAATAACCGTTTTATGGAAACGCAATGTCATATACCGCGAATTTTCAGTTCGTCGGAACAACAAGTGCGCAAACTGCTTGCCGACAAACTCGAACGCGGCACGGTAAAATTAAGCGTAAATTTTGAAACGGCGCTTGCCCAAACCGTTTGCATTGACTACGACAGAGAAATGGTTGACAGATATTTGGAAATTTTCGGCGAGATTTCACAAAAAATGAACGCGGAAACGCCAAAAGACATTTCGCTTCTGCAACCGTTTTTCAGGGACATAATAGTTGCAAAACCCCAAGAATTAGAGGCGGAAGCGTTTGTCGGACAAATGTTTATAGCAATCGAAAAAGCGGTCGAGCATTTAATAGAAGAAAGAGAGCGGGAAGGCGCGGAATTAAGAGACGTTTTACTGAAATCGCTTGATTTTATTTCGCAAAGCGTCGAAAAAGTAGAACTTCTTGCGCCAAAAAGGCTGGAAAAATACAAGGAAAAATTACAAACCGCCATACAAACCTTGAAAAAAGAATGCGTGGACGAGCAAAGAATTGCGCAAGAAATAGTTTTGATGTGCGAAAAATTAGACATAACCGAAGAAACAACCCGCCTTAAAACGCATATTTCGGCAACAAAAAAGATGCTCGAAGAAGAAAGCGCGGTCGGAAAAAAGCTCGGCTTTTGGCTTCAGGAAATAAATCGCGAAATAAACACAATAGGCTCAAAAGCAAACGACAGCGCGATTGCAAACATTGTAATATCGATGAAAGACGTAGCCGAACAAATGCGCGAACAATCGTTGAATTTGTTGTAA